The sequence TGGTCTTTAGAAAATAGCTCCCTGGCCATCCATCGCTGTACATTCAATGTTTTTATACTGTCGGTATACAAGAAGGCTTTAGCGACGTAACCAGATTTTAGATAGCCAACAGCCAGTTGTCCCCTCATATCATCGTAAGTAGCTATTGCATCTTTTGAAGGGGGTGGAAAGCGTTTAAGAAAGATGTGATACATCGCATCCTTCTTAAAAGGATCTTTTTCATCATTGACAAAGTTAAATTGCTCCTGTTTCGCCAGCTGTCCATCGGGCCATTTCTGTTTGCCTGCCTGTAAGATAGAATCTGCCTTCGCAGTATTTCTCATCTGGAAATATACAAACCAGGCGATCATCCAGTTCGTCTCATTTTCACTCTTTATATCATTCTCCAGTCGCATCTTTAGTTCGGCCTTGTCATTTTCCTGTGAGGAGGAAACCAGTTTTGCATACACCTGGTATATGCTATCCATGTTCTGTGCCCTGGCACCAAAAAACAGGAAGGTTAAAACGCACAATGAGGGTAGTTTTTTCATATTATAGTGAATATAGGGTTTAATCCTGGTGGCTGACCCCGGCACCTTCAAAAATAACATTTCTTTATGTAAAACTAAATACATAGTTTTGAAACTAATAAATTAGTTCATATGATCAGAGCCCTTCTGCTACTGTTATTATTACCAACCAGCAGGCTGCTGGCCCAACAAGCCGATTCTGTAATGGAATACCTGCAGGAGCAGGATTATCCCCGTGCCATCACTTATCTGCAAGCCCACCTGGACACAAATAATATTAAACAACAATCGCTACTGGCGTACACGTACTATCAGGCAGGAAGTTATAGTGAAGCTGTGAGCACCTATGAAAAAGTATTGGACCTGGATAGTACAAACGTATCTGCGCATCAGTACATTGCCAATATCTGCCTCAATCAGCACGCCACCGTCCTGGCAATCCCACACCTTCGCCGTATTGCCGCTTTACGGCCCAATAATCCGGTGGCTATCCGGCAACTGAGCTTTGCCCTCTTAAACAACGACGAGGCCGAAGAAGGCTTTGATTTGCTGTTAAAAGCCTATAAGCTCAATCCCGCTGATCCTAAAACCGTCAACCGCCTCGCCGATGAACGCATCGGACAGGAAATGTATACCTCCGCAGATTCCATTCTCAATGTCTACCTGCAAAAAGATTCTACCCAGTCTTTTATCACAGGTACTGCTGTCAGGTGCAACTACTATTTAAAAAATTACAGGAACTGCATCACCCTTGGCAAATACCTGATGCAGCATGAGGTGGTCATGCAGGGTGCTATGAGCTATGTTACAGCAGCCAGTTTTATACTGAAAGATTACCAGTTCTGCATAGACATCAACACCTACATGGAAAACCGCAAAAGTCCTTCTGAACAGGTCATGTACTATGCAGCCCTCGCCTGTAGCCAACTGAAAATGTATGAACAGAGTAACCAGCTGTTAAGTACCTGCATAGACCTGGCCCGCTCTAAAAGTTTGCCAGACTATTATGCTGCAATGGCATCAAATAATGAAGGGTTAAAATTGTATAAACCGGCCATCGCCAATATGGATACCGCCTACTACCTGAGCCGTGCGCCCATGCACTTATATAGTATAGGAAGAATGTATGACGTGAATATGAAGAATCAGGCAATTGCGAAAAAATACTATAAACGCTACTTACAGGAAGGTGACAGTACAGATAAACAGGAAGCGATGATCTATAAATATTTAAAAGAGACTTACTTCACAACTAAGTAAAAAACAAAGCCCACTTTCTGTTTAAACAGAAAATGGGCTTTGTATCATAAGACAATGCTTTAACCGCGTATCATAGATATCATCGCAGATATTTCCTCCAGCGCTGCATCAGCGCCACCTGAGAATCCTGAGAACTTAAAGCGGATATTCCCTGCCTTATCAATCACAAACTTAGCAGGTATGCTATTCACCTTGTAGGCTGTGGCAGCCTTGTGCTCATTTAAATCCATCAGCACTTCAAAAGGATAATTATTATCGGCTATAAACTTCTTTGTATCAGCTACCGCCTTATCATCCCTTTCCCATGTATGAATAAAGAGAAACTTTACATCGTTTTCTTTTTCATACCTCAGCACTGCCTGTTTCATCACAGGGAAAGACGCTTTACACGGTCCGCACCACGTAGCCCAGAAATCAAGTACCACAATCTTCCCCTTCAGCTCACTCAATGTCACATTCTTCCCATCCAGATCCGTCAAAGTAAAGTCAGGAGCAGGGGTATTGATCATCTGCTTGTTCAGCTCTTTCGTGATCTTTGCAACCAGCTGTCGGTTCACTTCCTGCAGGTATGCATCGTAGCCTTCCGTTCCTTTTACTTTTGTATAAAGGGATTTCAGCTCCGTTTTCATATCATTGGTCGCCTGACCAGCTTTCACTGCTTCATCGATCTTTTCAAAAGCTTCTTTATCACGACCCAGTGCAATCAGTGTTTTGGAATATGTGTCTAACACCCCTCCATTTAACTCACCATCTTCCTGATACACCTTGTACGCATTCTCTGCATACTTCAGCGCTTCTTCATAGTTTTTATCATTATACAGCATCTTTGACAAGATGGCGTTATAAGACCGATACCCAACACCAGCAAATTTCGCTGCATTGTCCTGTACCTTTGCAATCTTAAATGAATAGGAAGTGTCCACCGCTTTTTTTAGCAGCATTTCCGCTTCTTTAAAATGCCCTTTTCTAGCCAGTATATTACCAATACCAGCCCAGCCCTCACCTTTCCAGGCAGAAGTCTCGACCATGTTGGCAAATTTAACGGCTTTGGCTACACTATCGATATTAGCATATGCACCGCCGATAGCATTCCTCACATAATCATACGCAATCCTGTCCGGCCCAAACTTAGCAGGAGGGAAGCGCTTGATCAGCTGGTAATACATTGCCTCTTTCTTCGCCGGGTCTTTCTCATCATAGATGAGTGCAATCTGATCCTGTCTTACCACCAGACCCGCAGGAAACTTTTTCTTTTCAGCAATCTTAATGGAATCCACTACGTCCTTTTTATTAAGACGGTAGAATGTATTTGCTGCCAGCTGCCAATCCTCTTCCTTTTTACTTTGCAGATGTTTGTACAACTCCGTAGCCAGGTACGCTTTGTCTTTTTCATCTGTGGAAGTGGCCAGCTTATCATAAACCTTATACAGGCTATCTATGCGCTGTGCCTTTAAGGAGGCACAGCACATAGCAGCAATAACACACAATGAGGTAATCTTTTTCATGTGAATACTTTATAGCAAATGGATCATTCGTAACCCGGGTTCTGGGTCAGTTTTTGATTATTCAGAATTTCCTGATAAGGAATTGGCATCAGGGTATCCCTGGATAACCAGGTAGATTTCTCCTGACTCAATACCGCATCTGCCTGACCGGTACGTACCAGGTCAAACCAGCGGTGTCCAAATTCACCAAACAATTCTATTTTTCGCTCTTGTGCAATGGCAGTGAGCAGTTCATCTTTTGTAGCAGCAGTGGTATTCGCCAGGCCGGCACGGGTACGGACCTTATCCAGGTCGGCCTGTGCCGTAGCAATGTCATTCAATTGCGCACTGGCTTCTGCGCGGATCAGGTATTGCTCTGCCAGGCGCAGCACCACATTGTATTCATCACCTGCAGTGGCGGTACCCAGTTTGTATTTATTGACACGACGATAGGTAACCCCTCCGCTTACAAGACTATCTGTCCATGTTGTTTTCCTGTTATCTCCTGTTTCAAATTCACTTAGAAATGAATCATACAGGTAATAGTTAGGAATCGTCGTAGCAGAAGAAGCCCTGTAGCCAAAGCTGCTATAACCATAGTAAGTAGCAAACTGTAAAATGGTTTCTGCACTGCTGGTTTTGAAAGTTGTACTCAGGTCAGAAAGGGTATATGTTACATCCGTAGCGCCGATCACTTTTGTTGCATAAGCCACAGCGTTAGTGTAATCTTTCTGATAAAGGTATACTCTTGCCAGCAAAGCTTCTACTGCATACTTGTTCGCCCTTGCATGCAGGGTACCGGTATAAGTACCAGGCAGTAACTCTTCGGCAGTTTTCAGATCACTGATGATCTGTGTATACACTTCTGCTTTGGTCGATCTTGGCAGATTGGCATTGTTCAGTGCAACCGGATCGAGTGACAATGGCACGCCACCAAAGAAATTGTTCAGGTAAAAGAAATGAAATGCACGCATGAAGTAACTTTCACCTAATAACTGGTTCTTTACCGAAGTAGTCAGTGTCGTAGATTTAGTCAGCCCTTCAATCGCATTGTTTGCTTCCGCAATTACATAGTAAGGATAATACCACTGGTAGTTACGGACATTGCTGTTGGTCGTTGTTACATTCCCATTCTGGAATTCAGCCATAGCAGGAGTAGAACTGTAATAGCGATATTGAATATCATCACCCAGTAACTCTGCAGTCCAGGTATAGTACTGTAGACAATAAGTGGTAGCCCAGTAAGAGTACAATGCTACTACGGCACTGGTAGCTGTTCCGTCAGACGCATATGTGTCTGAAGCAGACAGTGAATTCGGTGCATTGTCGATTGTTACAAACTTCTTGCATGAAGTGGCGGTAAGCCCCAATGCGAGTAATATATATGATAGTTTCTTCATTATCTCTCTGCTTTTTTATAATGATAAATTCAAGCCTACAGTCATGGTACGCAGCTGTGGTACGGCAATGTACTGACCAGTACCCAGTCCGGCGCCAGTACCCGGCAGGGTAGTTTCAGGATCCAGTGTATACTTTTGTTTTGCCCATGTATACAGGTTCTGACCTCTTGCATAGATAGATGCATTGGCAATCCTGGCCTTGTTTAACCATGTTCTTGGCAG is a genomic window of Chitinophaga sp. LS1 containing:
- a CDS encoding tetratricopeptide repeat protein, yielding MIRALLLLLLLPTSRLLAQQADSVMEYLQEQDYPRAITYLQAHLDTNNIKQQSLLAYTYYQAGSYSEAVSTYEKVLDLDSTNVSAHQYIANICLNQHATVLAIPHLRRIAALRPNNPVAIRQLSFALLNNDEAEEGFDLLLKAYKLNPADPKTVNRLADERIGQEMYTSADSILNVYLQKDSTQSFITGTAVRCNYYLKNYRNCITLGKYLMQHEVVMQGAMSYVTAASFILKDYQFCIDINTYMENRKSPSEQVMYYAALACSQLKMYEQSNQLLSTCIDLARSKSLPDYYAAMASNNEGLKLYKPAIANMDTAYYLSRAPMHLYSIGRMYDVNMKNQAIAKKYYKRYLQEGDSTDKQEAMIYKYLKETYFTTK
- a CDS encoding redoxin domain-containing protein, yielding MKKITSLCVIAAMCCASLKAQRIDSLYKVYDKLATSTDEKDKAYLATELYKHLQSKKEEDWQLAANTFYRLNKKDVVDSIKIAEKKKFPAGLVVRQDQIALIYDEKDPAKKEAMYYQLIKRFPPAKFGPDRIAYDYVRNAIGGAYANIDSVAKAVKFANMVETSAWKGEGWAGIGNILARKGHFKEAEMLLKKAVDTSYSFKIAKVQDNAAKFAGVGYRSYNAILSKMLYNDKNYEEALKYAENAYKVYQEDGELNGGVLDTYSKTLIALGRDKEAFEKIDEAVKAGQATNDMKTELKSLYTKVKGTEGYDAYLQEVNRQLVAKITKELNKQMINTPAPDFTLTDLDGKNVTLSELKGKIVVLDFWATWCGPCKASFPVMKQAVLRYEKENDVKFLFIHTWERDDKAVADTKKFIADNNYPFEVLMDLNEHKAATAYKVNSIPAKFVIDKAGNIRFKFSGFSGGADAALEEISAMISMIRG
- a CDS encoding RagB/SusD family nutrient uptake outer membrane protein, translated to MKKLSYILLALGLTATSCKKFVTIDNAPNSLSASDTYASDGTATSAVVALYSYWATTYCLQYYTWTAELLGDDIQYRYYSSTPAMAEFQNGNVTTTNSNVRNYQWYYPYYVIAEANNAIEGLTKSTTLTTSVKNQLLGESYFMRAFHFFYLNNFFGGVPLSLDPVALNNANLPRSTKAEVYTQIISDLKTAEELLPGTYTGTLHARANKYAVEALLARVYLYQKDYTNAVAYATKVIGATDVTYTLSDLSTTFKTSSAETILQFATYYGYSSFGYRASSATTIPNYYLYDSFLSEFETGDNRKTTWTDSLVSGGVTYRRVNKYKLGTATAGDEYNVVLRLAEQYLIRAEASAQLNDIATAQADLDKVRTRAGLANTTAATKDELLTAIAQERKIELFGEFGHRWFDLVRTGQADAVLSQEKSTWLSRDTLMPIPYQEILNNQKLTQNPGYE